From a region of the Burkholderia lata genome:
- a CDS encoding MOSC domain-containing protein codes for MPAIAELFVYPIKSCAGIALSRAQLLETGLAYDRHWLITDPAGQMITQRSHPRLALIRTALDSDALVLNAPGMREIRTPLDGDVSPATPTMAATVWRDTVDAIDTGAETAAWLTEFLGMPTKLARFGPDARRGCNRKWTGEIDTHTQFADGYPLLVIGQSSLDDLNARLAAKGAPAIPMNRFRPNIVVSDLDAYEEDFVEHLDTEGATPVRLRLVKLCTRCPMPTIDQVTGAPDPAWPHEPTDTMQTYRANPNFDGELTFGINAIVVEGAGTWLEVGQSLEAEIGFGD; via the coding sequence ATGCCAGCCATCGCCGAACTCTTCGTCTATCCGATCAAATCCTGCGCCGGCATCGCGCTGTCGCGCGCGCAACTGCTCGAAACGGGCCTCGCGTACGACCGCCACTGGCTGATCACCGATCCCGCCGGGCAGATGATCACGCAGCGCTCGCACCCGCGCCTCGCGCTGATCCGCACCGCGCTCGACAGCGATGCGCTGGTGCTGAATGCGCCGGGCATGCGCGAGATCCGCACGCCGCTCGATGGCGACGTATCGCCCGCGACGCCGACAATGGCCGCGACCGTGTGGCGCGACACCGTCGACGCGATCGACACCGGCGCCGAAACGGCCGCATGGCTCACCGAATTCCTCGGCATGCCCACGAAGCTCGCGCGCTTCGGCCCCGACGCGCGCCGCGGCTGCAATCGCAAATGGACCGGCGAGATCGATACGCACACGCAGTTCGCGGACGGTTACCCGCTGCTCGTGATCGGCCAGTCGTCGCTCGACGACCTGAACGCACGGCTCGCCGCGAAAGGCGCGCCGGCTATTCCGATGAACCGCTTCCGCCCGAATATCGTGGTGTCGGATCTCGACGCGTACGAAGAGGATTTCGTCGAACATCTCGACACGGAAGGCGCTACGCCCGTGCGGCTGCGCCTCGTGAAGCTGTGCACGCGCTGCCCGATGCCGACGATCGACCAGGTCACCGGCGCGCCCGATCCAGCGTGGCCGCACGAGCCGACCGACACGATGCAGACCTATCGCGCGAACCCGAATTTCGACGGCGAGCTGACGTTCGGCATCAATGCGATCGTTGTCGAAGGCGCGGGCACGTGGCTCGAGGTTGGTCAGTCGCTGGAAGCGGAGATCGGGTTCGGCGATTGA
- a CDS encoding LysR family transcriptional regulator: MMPNMMDRHDAPERPCRTNMKISDIDAFAAVVRCQTLSQAAAELGMTQPAITRRVQNLEEALGVILLDRNTKPPRPTDIGRQVFEQCRAILREVDALRELTAGEQPPAGEFRIGLTQGLGELMLPALITELAAQWPALATQVTTAWGGMLVERVARRELDAALVFLAREMVLPAQVEGERLLATRLVAVGRKGDWPRRSYRLADCHARGWVLNPDGCGFRAGLRRALDAQGLPMPVTLDTYGRDLQLQSVANGFGIGLMPLPLVEGSPLRDALDIVPLTDFKPQIDLWLLRRHDAARFDAPLAAVAAHARTAFALPEQTHGKAA, encoded by the coding sequence ATGATGCCGAATATGATGGATCGTCATGATGCACCCGAAAGACCATGCAGAACAAACATGAAAATTAGCGATATCGACGCTTTTGCAGCGGTCGTCCGCTGCCAGACCCTGAGCCAGGCCGCGGCCGAGCTCGGGATGACGCAACCCGCGATCACGCGGCGCGTCCAGAATCTCGAGGAAGCGCTCGGCGTGATCCTGCTCGATCGCAATACGAAGCCGCCGCGCCCGACCGACATCGGCCGCCAGGTGTTCGAGCAGTGTCGCGCGATCCTGCGCGAAGTCGATGCGCTGCGCGAGCTGACAGCCGGTGAGCAGCCGCCCGCCGGCGAATTCCGGATCGGGCTCACGCAGGGCCTCGGCGAACTGATGCTGCCCGCGCTGATCACCGAACTCGCCGCGCAGTGGCCCGCACTCGCGACGCAGGTCACGACTGCGTGGGGCGGCATGCTCGTCGAGCGCGTCGCCCGCCGCGAACTCGATGCGGCGCTCGTGTTCCTCGCGCGCGAAATGGTGCTGCCGGCGCAGGTCGAGGGCGAACGGCTGCTGGCCACGCGGCTCGTCGCGGTTGGCCGCAAGGGTGACTGGCCGCGCCGCAGCTACCGGCTCGCCGATTGCCACGCGCGTGGCTGGGTGCTCAATCCGGACGGCTGCGGTTTTCGCGCGGGCTTGCGGCGCGCGCTCGACGCGCAAGGCCTGCCGATGCCGGTCACGCTCGACACCTACGGCCGCGACCTGCAGTTGCAGAGCGTCGCGAACGGCTTCGGTATCGGGCTGATGCCGCTGCCGCTCGTCGAAGGCAGTCCGCTGCGCGATGCGCTCGACATCGTGCCGCTCACCGATTTCAAGCCGCAGATCGATCTGTGGTTGCTGCGCCGGCACGATGCGGCCCGCTTCGACGCACCGCTCGCCGCCGTTGCCGCGCATGCGCGCACGGCGTTCGCGTTGCCCGAGCAGACGCACGGCAAGGCGGCTTGA
- a CDS encoding ABC transporter ATP-binding protein, producing the protein MVSAAVLESSVASSVAAAPAVTAPRGARIDIRRVSHAFDGPGGALPVLDDVTLSVAAGEFVALLGPSGCGKSTLLRLVAGLDAARQGTIAQDGVPIEQPDPSRIVVFQDPTLYPWRRVRANVALGLEARGVARASQHRVDDALARVGLQEFSNVFPHQLSGGMAQRVALARALVNDPRLLILDEPLGKLDSLTRLTMQAELTALWQRDGFSALLVTHDVEEALFLAQRVIVFGPRPAKIVAELRVDLPYPRHRGDPRLAELRHDALRHLGLDASW; encoded by the coding sequence ATGGTGAGCGCCGCCGTACTCGAATCCTCCGTTGCATCTTCCGTTGCCGCTGCGCCCGCCGTCACGGCGCCGCGCGGTGCGCGCATCGACATCCGCCGCGTGAGCCATGCGTTCGACGGCCCCGGCGGTGCGCTGCCGGTGCTCGACGACGTCACGCTGTCGGTCGCGGCCGGCGAATTCGTCGCGCTGCTCGGCCCGAGCGGCTGCGGGAAATCGACGCTGCTGCGCCTCGTCGCGGGCCTCGACGCCGCGCGACAAGGCACGATCGCACAGGACGGCGTGCCGATCGAGCAACCCGATCCGTCGCGCATCGTCGTGTTCCAGGACCCGACGCTGTACCCGTGGCGGCGCGTGCGCGCGAACGTCGCGCTCGGCCTCGAGGCGCGCGGCGTGGCGCGTGCGTCGCAGCATCGTGTCGACGATGCGCTCGCGCGCGTCGGGCTGCAGGAATTCTCGAACGTGTTCCCGCATCAGTTGTCCGGCGGGATGGCGCAGCGGGTCGCGCTGGCCCGCGCGCTCGTCAACGATCCGCGCCTGCTGATTCTCGACGAGCCGCTCGGCAAGCTCGATTCGCTGACGCGGCTCACGATGCAGGCCGAGCTCACCGCGCTGTGGCAGCGTGACGGCTTCTCCGCGCTGCTCGTCACGCACGATGTCGAGGAAGCGCTGTTCCTGGCGCAGCGCGTGATCGTATTCGGGCCGCGCCCCGCGAAGATAGTCGCCGAATTGCGCGTCGACCTGCCCTACCCGCGCCATCGCGGCGACCCGCGCCTCGCCGAACTGCGTCACGACGCATTGCGGCACCTCGGGCTCGATGCGAGCTGGTAA
- a CDS encoding c-type cytochrome: MNAPTFADWALMFLQGLYRAQIALAHVLHATGLTGDADGQAAWPWARRIALETLRIDAGLTRQLAFAAAATALAVVLACIALASRKWRVASVLAALAVAWFAPWPPSSLWLSPAVPTSFQRDPAPFSVSNVMRGAHLYAQHCVACHGTDGRGEGPLAATLSHWPPTFAGALLARRLDGELFWRVRHGTRDEHGASTMPGFAATLGPQDTWAVLDYLKALAAGSGAQAEGAWPVPVPLPALDVRCGAAAPQPLERWRAGQRVRIVALAPGATPPPEDARWQTLLVTARGAPVAQATAPARADCVASTPDAWLAFATIAGVAPDALGGTQLLADRRGWLRARALPGSAGWSDADLLCRSDATARPAVPAATGDPLTALLLRVDTEPVRDVQAGLPH, encoded by the coding sequence ATGAACGCGCCGACGTTCGCCGACTGGGCGCTCATGTTTCTGCAAGGGCTGTATCGCGCGCAAATCGCGCTGGCGCACGTGCTGCATGCGACCGGGCTGACGGGCGACGCCGATGGTCAAGCCGCGTGGCCGTGGGCCCGCCGCATCGCGCTCGAAACGCTGCGCATCGACGCGGGACTCACGCGGCAACTCGCGTTCGCCGCGGCGGCGACGGCGCTGGCCGTCGTGCTCGCATGCATCGCACTCGCTTCACGCAAGTGGCGTGTCGCGTCGGTGCTCGCCGCGCTGGCCGTTGCGTGGTTCGCGCCGTGGCCGCCGTCGTCGCTGTGGCTCTCGCCCGCCGTGCCGACGAGTTTCCAGCGCGATCCCGCGCCGTTTTCCGTCTCGAACGTGATGCGCGGCGCGCACCTGTATGCGCAACACTGCGTGGCATGCCACGGCACGGACGGACGCGGCGAAGGGCCGCTCGCGGCCACGCTCTCGCACTGGCCGCCGACCTTCGCCGGCGCGCTGCTCGCCCGTCGTCTCGACGGCGAGCTGTTCTGGCGCGTGCGGCACGGCACGCGCGACGAACACGGCGCATCGACGATGCCCGGCTTCGCCGCGACGCTCGGGCCCCAGGACACCTGGGCCGTGCTCGACTACCTGAAAGCGCTCGCCGCGGGCAGCGGCGCGCAGGCGGAAGGCGCGTGGCCCGTGCCCGTCCCGCTGCCGGCGCTCGACGTACGCTGCGGCGCTGCCGCGCCCCAGCCGCTCGAGCGCTGGCGCGCAGGCCAGCGCGTGCGCATCGTCGCGCTCGCGCCGGGTGCGACGCCCCCGCCGGAAGACGCGCGCTGGCAAACCCTGCTCGTCACCGCACGCGGCGCGCCCGTGGCGCAGGCAACCGCCCCGGCGCGGGCCGATTGCGTCGCGTCGACGCCCGATGCGTGGCTCGCATTCGCGACGATCGCCGGCGTGGCGCCCGACGCGCTCGGCGGCACGCAGCTCCTCGCCGATCGCCGCGGCTGGCTGCGGGCACGCGCATTGCCGGGCAGCGCCGGCTGGTCGGACGCCGACCTGCTGTGCCGCTCGGACGCCACCGCACGACCGGCCGTACCGGCAGCGACTGGCGATCCGCTGACTGCGCTGCTGCTGCGCGTCGATACCGAGCCCGTGCGCGATGTGCAGGCCGGGCTCCCGCATTGA
- a CDS encoding class II aldolase/adducin family protein, whose protein sequence is MSAVLSSPVRTASGLALADAPRQHFWFDPPAPRIDVSAERRHRQERLAAAFRLFARFGFAQGLAGHITARDPELPDHFWVNPLGVHFSQIKVSDLLLVNARGETAIGTRPLNKAAFAIHAAIHDAHPHIVAVAHTHSTYGKAWSTLGRPLDPLTQDACVFYEDHALFDDFTGMVVDTSEGARIAETLVKPDGTTHKGVILKNHGILTAGPTVEAAAWWYIALDNAAHTQLLAEAAGTPQPIDHATARHTHGQIGGPEGALHAFDSLFARVVADEPDLLD, encoded by the coding sequence ATGTCCGCCGTCCTTTCCTCGCCCGTCCGCACCGCATCGGGCCTCGCACTCGCCGACGCACCACGCCAGCATTTCTGGTTCGATCCGCCGGCGCCGCGCATCGACGTCTCCGCCGAGCGCCGTCACCGTCAGGAACGGCTCGCGGCCGCATTCCGCCTGTTCGCACGTTTCGGCTTCGCGCAGGGGCTCGCCGGCCACATCACCGCACGCGACCCCGAACTGCCCGACCACTTCTGGGTGAATCCGCTCGGCGTGCATTTCTCGCAGATCAAGGTGTCCGACCTGCTGCTCGTCAACGCGCGCGGCGAAACCGCGATCGGCACGCGGCCGCTGAACAAGGCCGCGTTCGCGATCCATGCGGCGATCCACGACGCGCATCCGCACATCGTCGCCGTCGCACATACGCATTCGACGTACGGCAAGGCATGGTCGACGCTCGGCCGCCCGCTCGATCCGCTCACGCAGGACGCCTGCGTGTTCTACGAAGACCACGCACTGTTCGACGACTTCACGGGAATGGTCGTCGACACGAGCGAAGGCGCGCGGATCGCGGAAACGCTGGTAAAGCCGGATGGCACCACGCACAAGGGCGTGATCCTGAAAAACCACGGGATCCTGACCGCCGGCCCGACGGTCGAGGCCGCCGCATGGTGGTACATCGCGCTCGACAACGCCGCCCACACGCAGTTGCTGGCCGAGGCGGCCGGCACGCCGCAACCGATCGATCACGCGACCGCGCGCCACACGCACGGCCAGATCGGGGGCCCCGAGGGTGCGCTGCATGCATTCGACAGCCTGTTCGCGCGCGTCGTCGCCGACGAACCCGACCTGCTCGACTGA
- a CDS encoding ABC transporter substrate-binding protein — MTRTTAPAPAPADAHDDKRRKLLRAAGAVALAAPAITLGRKAWSAPPLKKLTFAWNQNAFCLTPIVVAQERGFFEKNGLKVELINYSGSTDQLLESIATGKADAAVGMIHRWLKPLEAGFDVKIIGSSHGGCVRLLGAKAAGVTTLQALKGKTVGVSDLAAPGKHFFSILLAKNGIDPERDITWRQYPADLLGVAVDKGEIHAIADGDPNLYLLEKRSNGAYTELATNLSGEYARKVCCVIGARGDLVRNDRPSAAALARSIVQATEFTHDNPNEAAKVFAKYSPKISPEDLRKLYATLTYNHHPTNVDLQQEIAFYADDFRRISVLKKSTDPQRFAQQVYANVLG, encoded by the coding sequence ATGACCCGAACCACCGCGCCCGCACCCGCGCCCGCCGACGCGCACGACGACAAACGCCGCAAGCTGCTGCGCGCCGCCGGCGCCGTCGCGCTCGCCGCGCCCGCAATCACGCTGGGCCGCAAGGCCTGGTCCGCGCCGCCGCTGAAGAAGCTCACGTTCGCGTGGAACCAGAACGCGTTCTGCCTGACGCCGATCGTCGTCGCGCAGGAGCGCGGCTTCTTCGAGAAGAACGGCCTGAAGGTCGAGCTGATCAACTACAGCGGCTCGACCGACCAGTTGCTCGAATCGATTGCGACCGGCAAGGCCGATGCGGCGGTCGGGATGATCCACCGCTGGCTGAAGCCGCTCGAAGCCGGCTTCGACGTGAAGATCATCGGCAGCTCGCATGGCGGCTGCGTGCGGCTGCTCGGCGCGAAGGCGGCGGGCGTCACGACGCTGCAGGCGCTGAAGGGCAAGACGGTCGGCGTCAGCGATCTGGCTGCGCCCGGCAAGCATTTCTTCTCGATCCTGCTCGCGAAGAACGGAATCGATCCCGAGCGCGACATCACGTGGCGGCAGTATCCGGCCGACCTGTTGGGCGTCGCGGTCGACAAGGGCGAGATCCACGCGATCGCCGACGGCGACCCGAATCTCTATCTGCTCGAAAAGCGCAGCAACGGTGCGTACACCGAACTGGCGACGAACCTGTCCGGCGAATACGCGCGCAAGGTGTGCTGCGTGATCGGCGCGCGCGGCGACCTCGTGCGCAACGACCGGCCGTCGGCCGCCGCACTCGCGCGCTCGATCGTGCAGGCCACCGAGTTCACGCACGACAACCCGAACGAAGCCGCGAAGGTATTCGCGAAGTATTCGCCGAAGATCAGCCCCGAGGACTTGCGCAAGCTCTACGCGACGCTCACCTACAACCACCACCCGACCAACGTCGACCTCCAGCAGGAAATCGCGTTCTACGCGGACGACTTCCGCCGCATCAGCGTGCTGAAGAAGAGCACCGACCCGCAGCGCTTCGCGCAGCAGGTCTATGCGAACGTGCTGGGGTGA
- a CDS encoding acyl-CoA dehydrogenase family protein has translation MSASLAASSPQPQPRSLRLLPTEDVDADDARVAALLDRLAPELAADAARNDVGGRFPHENFARLQRAGLIAQVVPREHGGAGATLAQASRIVAAVARADPATALVLTMTYLQHRALGRADNRWPAQVRAAVFDSAVAHGALINALRVEPALGSPSRGGLPETIARRDGDGWRLSGHKLYSTGIPALRWLAVWARTDEPAPRVGVFLVPRDPDAEGDRIRVIESWNHLGLRASGSHEVVFDGVWLPADHAVDVRAPDAWAVSAATHADADAQADQQAWMVALLGSLYDAVARASRDWLVGFATTRAPSGLGAPLATLPRVQEAVGEIEGWLHANRVLLDDHIARTDAGNAPTATTSGLVKRTVTEHAIRVVEQALKLSGNHGLSRANPLERHYRDVLCSRVHTPQDDAIAVAAGRAALEAVSRGETKSETKGETEGETETNGARVNGTERGRGDA, from the coding sequence ATGTCCGCCAGCCTTGCCGCTTCCTCGCCTCAGCCTCAGCCGCGTTCGCTGCGCCTCCTGCCCACCGAAGATGTCGACGCCGACGATGCACGCGTTGCCGCGCTGCTCGACCGCCTCGCGCCGGAGCTGGCCGCCGATGCGGCCCGCAACGACGTCGGTGGCCGCTTCCCGCACGAGAACTTCGCGCGGCTGCAGCGCGCGGGGCTGATCGCGCAGGTCGTGCCGCGCGAGCATGGCGGCGCCGGTGCGACGCTCGCGCAGGCGAGCCGGATCGTAGCTGCCGTCGCGCGGGCCGATCCGGCGACCGCGCTGGTGCTGACGATGACGTACCTGCAGCATCGCGCGCTCGGCCGTGCCGACAACCGCTGGCCGGCGCAGGTCCGGGCCGCGGTGTTCGACAGCGCGGTCGCCCACGGCGCGCTGATCAACGCGCTGCGCGTCGAGCCCGCGCTCGGTTCGCCGTCGCGCGGCGGCCTGCCGGAAACCATTGCACGGCGGGACGGCGACGGCTGGCGGTTGTCCGGTCACAAGCTGTACAGCACCGGGATTCCGGCGCTGCGCTGGCTGGCCGTGTGGGCGCGCACCGATGAGCCGGCGCCGCGAGTCGGCGTGTTTCTCGTGCCGCGCGATCCCGATGCGGAGGGCGATCGCATCCGCGTGATCGAAAGCTGGAATCACCTCGGCCTGCGTGCGTCAGGCAGCCATGAGGTCGTGTTCGACGGCGTGTGGCTGCCGGCCGATCACGCGGTCGACGTACGCGCGCCGGACGCATGGGCCGTGTCGGCCGCGACCCACGCGGATGCCGACGCGCAGGCCGACCAGCAGGCGTGGATGGTCGCGCTGCTCGGCAGCCTGTACGACGCGGTGGCGCGAGCGTCGCGCGACTGGCTGGTCGGATTCGCGACGACGCGTGCGCCGAGCGGGCTGGGCGCGCCGCTCGCGACGCTGCCGCGTGTGCAGGAAGCGGTCGGGGAAATCGAGGGCTGGCTGCATGCGAACCGCGTGCTGCTCGACGATCACATCGCGCGCACCGACGCGGGCAATGCACCGACGGCCACGACGAGCGGCCTCGTCAAGCGCACCGTGACCGAGCATGCGATTCGCGTGGTCGAGCAGGCGTTGAAGCTGTCGGGCAATCACGGGCTGAGCCGCGCCAATCCGCTCGAACGCCACTATCGCGACGTGCTGTGCAGCCGCGTGCATACGCCGCAGGACGATGCGATCGCGGTGGCGGCGGGGCGTGCGGCGCTCGAAGCGGTGAGCAGGGGTGAGACGAAGAGCGAAACGAAGGGCGAGACGGAGGGCGAGACGGAGACGAACGGGGCGCGGGTCAACGGGACCGAACGCGGCCGCGGCGATGCATGA
- a CDS encoding LLM class flavin-dependent oxidoreductase: MSVEFIGMIQSQKQSEIHPPSGPVVDPDYVRDFARAHETAGFDRILVPHHSTGPSATLTIAFAAAATERIHFMLAHRPGFTAPTLAARQIATLDQFSRGRLAVHFISGGSDSEQQRDGDFLDHDARYARTDEYLGILRRIWTDAQPFDHDGTHYRFKQGFSEVKPFQQPHVPIYFGGASEAALAVAGKHADVYALWGESLDQVRDLTTRVRAEAARHGRQVRFSVSFRPILAATEDEAWARAHRILDETRRLREAAGLGAGGPQQSEGARRLLAAADRGSRVDKRLWTEIAKLTGARSNSTALVGTPEQVADALLDYYDLGVTTFLIRGFDPLEDAIDYGRELIPRVRSAVAARDAARRAA, from the coding sequence ATGAGCGTCGAATTCATCGGCATGATCCAGAGCCAGAAGCAGTCGGAAATCCACCCGCCGTCCGGCCCGGTCGTCGATCCCGATTACGTGCGCGACTTTGCACGCGCCCACGAGACGGCCGGCTTCGACCGGATCCTCGTGCCGCACCACTCGACCGGCCCGTCGGCGACGCTGACGATCGCGTTCGCGGCGGCCGCGACCGAGCGCATTCACTTCATGCTCGCGCATCGCCCCGGCTTCACCGCGCCGACGCTCGCCGCGCGACAAATCGCGACGCTCGACCAGTTCAGCCGTGGCCGGCTCGCCGTGCACTTCATCTCCGGCGGCTCGGACAGCGAACAACAGCGCGACGGCGACTTCCTCGACCACGACGCGCGCTATGCACGCACCGACGAATACCTCGGCATCCTGCGGCGGATCTGGACCGACGCGCAGCCGTTCGATCACGACGGCACGCACTACCGGTTCAAGCAGGGCTTTTCGGAAGTGAAGCCATTCCAGCAGCCGCATGTGCCGATCTATTTCGGTGGCGCGTCGGAAGCCGCGCTCGCGGTGGCCGGCAAGCACGCGGACGTCTACGCGCTGTGGGGCGAATCGCTCGACCAGGTGCGCGACCTGACGACGCGCGTGCGCGCCGAAGCCGCGCGGCACGGCCGGCAGGTGCGTTTCTCCGTGTCGTTCCGCCCGATCCTCGCCGCGACCGAAGACGAAGCCTGGGCCCGCGCGCATCGCATCCTCGACGAAACGCGCAGGCTGCGCGAAGCGGCCGGCCTCGGCGCCGGCGGCCCGCAGCAGAGCGAAGGCGCGCGCCGCCTGCTCGCCGCGGCCGATCGCGGCTCGCGCGTCGACAAGCGGCTGTGGACCGAGATCGCGAAGCTCACCGGCGCCCGCTCGAATTCGACGGCGCTCGTCGGCACGCCCGAACAGGTCGCCGACGCGCTGCTCGACTACTACGACCTCGGCGTGACGACGTTCCTGATCCGCGGCTTCGATCCGCTGGAAGATGCGATCGACTACGGCCGCGAACTGATTCCGCGCGTGCGCAGCGCCGTCGCCGCCCGCGACGCGGCACGCCGCGCGGCCTGA
- a CDS encoding ABC transporter permease, producing the protein MSTIEHAAPARTAPAPSGGNAIASAPRVACTACEASLAAEARRARTWPTGIAAALAWGALGALTQLWPNRVVGFSDWAYTGEFAVGAWTIAALLLVAATLGHLVPATRTRLARVRPAGPWLVALPLVLAAWEIVTAKTGWLPTPFFAPPQALIEVYADDWPRLLGSAGNTLKLLGLGFAYGVVVGFAVGVSIGWSRRIGYWVHPVLRVLGPVPATALLPLTFYFFPSSYSAAAFLIALATGFPVAVLTWSGVASVNKQYYDVARTLGANARFLVLRVAIPAALPHVFVGIFMGLSASFTVLVVAEMMGVKSGLGWYLSWAQGWASYVNMYAALIVMALLFSGLIALLFAVRDRVLAWQKGTVKW; encoded by the coding sequence ATGTCGACGATCGAACACGCTGCCCCTGCACGCACCGCGCCCGCCCCTTCAGGCGGCAATGCCATCGCATCCGCGCCGCGCGTCGCGTGCACGGCCTGCGAAGCCTCGCTGGCCGCCGAAGCCCGCCGCGCGCGCACCTGGCCGACCGGCATTGCCGCCGCGCTCGCATGGGGCGCGCTCGGCGCACTCACGCAACTGTGGCCGAACCGCGTCGTCGGCTTCAGCGACTGGGCGTACACCGGCGAATTCGCCGTCGGCGCGTGGACGATCGCCGCGTTGCTGCTCGTCGCGGCGACGCTCGGCCATCTCGTTCCCGCGACGCGCACGCGGCTCGCGCGCGTGCGCCCGGCCGGCCCGTGGCTCGTCGCGCTGCCGCTCGTGCTCGCCGCATGGGAAATCGTCACCGCGAAAACCGGCTGGCTGCCGACGCCGTTCTTTGCGCCGCCGCAGGCGCTGATCGAGGTCTACGCCGACGACTGGCCGCGCCTCCTCGGCAGCGCCGGCAACACGCTGAAGCTGCTCGGGCTCGGGTTTGCATACGGTGTCGTGGTGGGCTTCGCGGTCGGCGTGTCGATCGGCTGGTCGCGCCGGATCGGCTACTGGGTGCATCCGGTGCTGCGCGTGCTCGGCCCCGTGCCTGCCACCGCGCTGCTGCCGCTCACGTTCTACTTCTTCCCGTCGAGCTATTCGGCCGCCGCGTTCCTGATCGCGCTCGCAACCGGTTTCCCGGTCGCAGTGCTCACGTGGTCGGGCGTCGCGAGCGTCAACAAGCAGTACTACGACGTCGCGCGCACGCTCGGCGCGAATGCACGCTTCCTCGTGCTGCGCGTCGCGATTCCGGCTGCGCTGCCGCACGTGTTCGTCGGCATCTTCATGGGATTGAGCGCGTCGTTCACGGTGCTGGTCGTCGCCGAGATGATGGGCGTCAAGTCGGGGCTCGGCTGGTACCTGAGCTGGGCGCAGGGCTGGGCGTCGTACGTCAACATGTATGCGGCGCTGATCGTGATGGCGCTACTGTTTTCCGGGCTGATCGCGCTGCTGTTCGCGGTGCGCGACCGCGTGCTCGCCTGGCAGAAAGGAACCGTCAAATGGTGA
- a CDS encoding ABC transporter substrate-binding protein encodes MNSTRRHFLARASALATIAAAPAALRAQSGTRPLLRAGDQKGGLRALLEAAGELNGLAYDIAWTEFPAAAPLAEALNAAAVDCGPIGDAPVIFALASGARIKVIGANRSDPYGTAVLVQPDAALKRAADLKGKRIGTTRGSIGHFVTLKALDAAGLPPDAVSFRFLPPADTMLALATGSIDAWATWEPYTALAETSGRARVLVNGRGLWSGLSYIASTDAAIASKRDVLHDFLRRVVRAQTWSYRHADAYSAALARIIGIPPAAAKLQFERRNTRWLPIDATVIAEQQRTADFYLKAGLLRQPLDVRATFDPGFPLA; translated from the coding sequence ATGAATTCGACCCGACGCCATTTCCTCGCGCGAGCGAGCGCCCTCGCCACGATCGCCGCGGCCCCGGCTGCCCTGCGCGCACAATCGGGCACACGGCCGCTGCTGCGCGCCGGCGACCAGAAAGGCGGGCTGCGCGCGCTGCTCGAAGCGGCCGGCGAACTGAACGGCCTGGCGTACGACATTGCGTGGACCGAGTTCCCGGCTGCCGCGCCGCTTGCCGAAGCGCTGAACGCGGCCGCCGTCGACTGTGGCCCGATCGGCGACGCGCCGGTGATCTTCGCGCTCGCGTCGGGCGCACGCATCAAGGTGATCGGCGCGAACCGTTCCGATCCGTACGGCACGGCCGTGCTCGTGCAGCCCGATGCGGCGCTGAAGCGCGCCGCCGACCTGAAGGGCAAGCGCATCGGCACAACGCGCGGCTCGATCGGCCATTTCGTCACGCTGAAGGCGCTCGACGCGGCCGGCCTACCGCCCGACGCCGTCTCGTTCCGCTTCCTGCCGCCGGCCGACACGATGCTTGCGCTCGCAACCGGTTCGATCGATGCCTGGGCGACCTGGGAACCCTATACCGCGCTCGCCGAAACGAGCGGCCGCGCGCGCGTGCTCGTCAATGGTCGCGGACTGTGGTCGGGCCTCAGCTACATTGCGTCGACCGACGCGGCGATCGCGTCGAAGCGCGACGTGCTGCACGATTTCCTGCGGCGCGTCGTGCGCGCGCAGACGTGGTCGTACCGGCATGCCGACGCGTATTCCGCCGCACTCGCGCGCATCATCGGCATTCCACCGGCGGCCGCGAAACTGCAGTTCGAGCGCCGCAACACGCGCTGGCTGCCGATCGACGCGACGGTCATCGCCGAACAACAACGCACGGCCGACTTCTACCTGAAGGCTGGACTGCTGCGCCAGCCGCTCGACGTGCGCGCGACGTTCGACCCAGGCTTCCCGCTCGCATGA